A genomic region of Acidiphilium multivorum AIU301 contains the following coding sequences:
- a CDS encoding HipA N-terminal domain-containing protein, producing MDREIFVYIDLHGEPILVGRLWSRVRKGRESASFEYDPAWLAHPERFALEPALTLAPGPFHTPPEKALFGAIGDSAPRGYA from the coding sequence ATGGACCGCGAGATTTTTGTCTACATAGACCTGCACGGTGAACCCATTCTCGTCGGCCGCCTGTGGTCGCGCGTGCGCAAGGGGCGGGAAAGCGCGTCGTTTGAGTACGACCCGGCGTGGCTTGCGCACCCGGAACGCTTTGCGCTGGAGCCAGCCTTGACGCTTGCGCCGGGGCCGTTCCACACTCCGCCCGAAAAGGCGCTATTTGGCGCGATTGGTGATTCCGCACCCAGGGGTTACGCATGA
- a CDS encoding ISAs1 family transposase, with protein sequence MSVRRLVEEFSALEDPRCGGKVEHRLIDILVIAVCAVIAGAESWEDMALYGRSKQEWLGTFLALPNGIPSHDTFRRVFMLIDTGRFEACFEAWARSFGTTLDREVVAIDGKTIRGSFDRSRDQAALHVVSAWASDRGLVLGQRQVGDKSNEITAIPELLDVLDIKGAIVTLDAMGCQRAIASKILERGADYLVTLKANQGKKHSAVQEYCATTCFSRSPVDRPVHDEFDDGHGRLVRRRVFVCPDAVALEPLRDWPGLKSVLAVETIRGVNGSGKIEAEIRYFLSSSDDQPEILAKAIRQHWQIENSLHWVLDVTFNEDHCRIRDRNAVQNFSLLRKIAINLVRRHQASKASLKGRRKMAAWDNRYMEQVLTGFFHA encoded by the coding sequence ATGTCGGTGAGGCGGCTTGTGGAGGAATTTTCGGCGTTGGAAGACCCCCGCTGCGGCGGCAAGGTTGAGCACCGGCTAATTGATATTCTGGTGATTGCGGTGTGCGCGGTGATTGCCGGGGCGGAAAGCTGGGAGGATATGGCACTGTATGGCCGTAGCAAGCAGGAATGGCTGGGCACGTTTTTGGCGCTGCCGAACGGCATTCCATCGCACGACACCTTCCGGCGTGTGTTCATGCTGATCGATACCGGGCGTTTCGAGGCATGTTTCGAAGCGTGGGCGCGCTCATTCGGGACGACTTTGGACCGGGAAGTGGTGGCGATTGACGGGAAAACGATCCGCGGCTCGTTTGATCGCAGCCGGGACCAGGCGGCGCTTCACGTTGTGAGTGCATGGGCGAGTGATCGGGGGCTGGTGCTCGGCCAGCGTCAGGTCGGCGACAAATCGAACGAGATCACCGCGATCCCGGAATTGCTGGATGTGCTGGACATCAAGGGCGCCATTGTCACGCTGGACGCGATGGGGTGCCAGCGAGCCATCGCGTCCAAAATTCTCGAGCGGGGTGCTGATTATCTCGTCACCCTCAAAGCAAACCAGGGGAAGAAACACAGCGCCGTGCAGGAGTATTGCGCAACCACCTGCTTCAGCCGCTCACCCGTTGATCGGCCGGTGCATGACGAATTCGATGATGGTCATGGTCGTCTTGTTCGGCGCCGGGTGTTCGTCTGTCCGGACGCCGTAGCGCTGGAACCGCTGCGCGACTGGCCGGGGTTGAAGAGCGTTCTGGCCGTGGAAACCATCCGCGGCGTCAACGGATCCGGCAAGATCGAAGCCGAAATCCGCTACTTCCTGTCCAGCAGCGACGATCAACCCGAAATCCTGGCGAAAGCGATCCGTCAACATTGGCAGATCGAGAACAGCCTACACTGGGTGCTCGACGTCACCTTCAACGAAGATCACTGCCGGATCCGGGATCGCAACGCCGTCCAGAACTTCTCCCTGCTTCGCAAGATCGCAATCAACCTCGTTCGCCGCCATCAGGCATCAAAGGCCAGTCTCAAGGGGCGCCGCAAAATGGCCGCCTGGGATAACCGTTACATGGAGCAAGTGCTCACCGGCTTCTTTCATGCGTAA
- a CDS encoding type II toxin-antitoxin system HipA family toxin, with protein MRRAERRRAERERQAPRTLFEADFLLLVDDVARQGALRFRAEPDGPFLAPEDSMRIPPLIELPRLLSAVERVSNEEEDDEDLRVLIVPGSSLGGARPKASVRDHDGHLALAKFPHKQDDINVVLWEGVALSLAEKAGIGVPEWRIETIGEKPVILIRRFDRKGGLRVPFLSAMSMLGANDNEQHSYLEIADALRQFGAATKDDLAQLWRRIVFSVLISNTDDHLRNHGFLYGSHKGWRLSPAYDLNPVPVDIRPRVLSTAIDMDDPTASIELALEMANYYGLKPVDAKAIAQQVALAVAKWRGDAAKLGISAREIERMASAFEHEDARKAQTPSC; from the coding sequence ATGCGCCGGGCTGAACGCCGCCGCGCCGAGCGGGAGAGGCAGGCACCGCGCACGCTGTTTGAGGCTGACTTTTTGCTCCTGGTGGACGACGTGGCGCGTCAGGGGGCCTTGCGGTTCAGGGCCGAGCCGGATGGTCCTTTCCTTGCGCCGGAAGACAGCATGCGGATTCCGCCCTTGATAGAGTTGCCCCGTCTGCTGTCCGCCGTCGAGCGGGTTTCGAACGAGGAAGAGGACGACGAAGACCTGCGCGTCTTGATCGTTCCCGGTTCTTCCTTAGGCGGAGCGCGCCCCAAGGCGTCTGTGCGCGACCATGACGGCCATCTGGCACTGGCCAAGTTCCCGCACAAGCAGGACGACATCAACGTCGTCCTTTGGGAGGGGGTTGCCCTGTCTTTGGCAGAGAAAGCTGGGATTGGTGTGCCCGAATGGCGCATCGAGACGATAGGCGAGAAGCCTGTCATTCTCATCCGCCGCTTCGACCGCAAAGGGGGGCTGCGCGTCCCGTTTCTGTCCGCCATGAGCATGTTGGGCGCGAACGACAACGAACAACATTCCTATCTGGAGATTGCCGACGCGCTGCGGCAGTTCGGGGCCGCGACGAAGGACGATCTGGCCCAACTCTGGCGACGGATCGTCTTCAGCGTCCTCATATCAAATACCGACGACCACCTGCGGAACCACGGTTTCCTGTACGGTAGCCACAAAGGTTGGCGACTATCGCCTGCCTACGACCTCAATCCCGTCCCCGTGGACATTCGCCCGCGAGTCCTCTCCACAGCAATCGACATGGATGATCCTACGGCTTCCATCGAGTTGGCGCTGGAGATGGCCAACTACTACGGCCTGAAACCGGTAGACGCAAAGGCCATCGCCCAGCAGGTGGCGCTTGCCGTCGCCAAATGGCGCGGTGATGCCGCGAAGCTGGGCATATCAGCACGCGAGATCGAGCGCATGGCGTCAGCCTTCGAGCATGAGGACGCCAGGAAGGCGCAGACGCCTTCCTGCTGA
- a CDS encoding TVP38/TMEM64 family protein: protein MRITLAFGALGLFAVVGIAAFAAGLSFHGLTASPDAIVRIIRSWGAWGALAAIALMIAHSFLPLPAEVIAVANGIIFGPVWGTVITWTGAMLGAWAAFGLARLFGRPLVETFVPARYRHTLDDWAETRGAMPLLILRLIPIVAFNLINYAVGLARISWWTFTWTTGLGILPMTLLMVVFGDRLASVSGEAGLVVLAGVLLAWLAVKLLRKRLPLHRPGRRSPARPRSGS from the coding sequence GTGAGGATCACTCTGGCCTTCGGCGCACTCGGGCTGTTCGCCGTGGTCGGCATCGCCGCGTTCGCCGCCGGCTTGTCCTTCCATGGGCTGACCGCCTCGCCGGACGCAATCGTCCGCATCATCCGCTCCTGGGGCGCATGGGGCGCGCTCGCCGCGATCGCCCTGATGATCGCGCATTCCTTCCTGCCGCTGCCAGCCGAGGTGATCGCGGTTGCAAACGGCATAATCTTCGGGCCCGTCTGGGGAACCGTGATCACCTGGACCGGCGCGATGCTCGGGGCCTGGGCCGCCTTCGGCCTCGCGCGCCTCTTCGGCCGCCCCCTCGTCGAGACATTCGTCCCCGCACGATATCGGCACACGCTCGATGACTGGGCGGAAACGCGGGGCGCGATGCCGCTCCTCATCCTCCGCCTGATTCCGATCGTCGCGTTCAACCTGATCAACTACGCGGTCGGCCTCGCGCGTATCTCGTGGTGGACCTTCACCTGGACGACCGGCCTTGGAATCCTCCCCATGACCCTGTTGATGGTGGTATTCGGAGATCGTCTGGCCAGCGTTTCCGGCGAAGCGGGGCTGGTCGTCCTCGCCGGTGTGCTGCTGGCCTGGCTCGCGGTCAAGCTACTGCGGAAGCGTCTCCCACTGCACCGGCCGGGCCGGAGATCGCCGGCCCGCCCACGCTCTGGATCATGA
- a CDS encoding DedA family protein encodes MLGHLSDTIVHAARTHALLAYGLAFVLTAAEAFPVIGALVPGTAIIVGLGALVPTGALHFWPLVAWSTGGAILGDGLPFWFGSRFRNQATGLWPLSLHPDLLPRGKAFFERHGGSAVIIARFTPGVRAVVPIVAGVSGMRSLRFYVLDVVSAVIWAPAHVGAGVLVGASLAILGVMAGRLEALLIGLIVSLVLLLWLVPRLLRFVIMGWPAPLAAIG; translated from the coding sequence TTGCTGGGTCACCTCTCTGACACGATCGTTCATGCAGCCCGGACGCACGCGCTACTGGCGTATGGTCTCGCCTTCGTGCTGACCGCGGCGGAAGCGTTTCCCGTCATCGGCGCGCTGGTACCTGGAACCGCCATTATTGTCGGATTGGGCGCTCTCGTGCCGACGGGTGCCCTGCATTTCTGGCCTCTGGTGGCCTGGTCCACGGGAGGCGCCATCCTGGGCGACGGGCTGCCCTTCTGGTTTGGCTCCCGGTTCCGGAACCAGGCGACAGGGCTCTGGCCACTGAGCCTGCATCCGGATCTGCTGCCGCGAGGCAAGGCATTCTTCGAGCGCCATGGCGGGTCCGCCGTCATCATCGCACGCTTCACGCCAGGCGTGCGGGCCGTTGTGCCCATTGTGGCCGGAGTCAGCGGGATGCGTTCGCTCCGCTTTTATGTGCTCGACGTCGTTTCAGCGGTCATCTGGGCGCCCGCGCATGTCGGCGCCGGGGTTCTCGTTGGCGCCTCGTTGGCCATTCTGGGCGTCATGGCAGGCAGGCTCGAGGCCCTGCTCATCGGCTTGATCGTCAGCCTCGTGCTCCTGCTCTGGCTGGTTCCACGGCTTCTCCGCTTTGTGATTATGGGATGGCCCGCCCCTCTCGCGGCGATCGGGTAG